agaggtggggagagaggtagggggtagGTGGAGGTGTAGGTGGGGGTATAGTGGGTAGGTGGGGACAGTGGGGGTAGGTGGGGCGGGGCAGTGGGGGTAcgtggggggttgggggcagtgggggtaggtggggggatgggggcacATCCGGCTTGAGGGTATGATCCCGGCTGCGTCTGTGACCTCCGTCGGGAAATCACGTCAGAGGCCGGTGGGGggggacgaaaggggggggggggggggggggggggggataaggaaaaactggaaaggaaaagaaagtgggggggagggagtaagggagggatggggagggagaaaggtgggggcgAGAAGGTTGGGgaaggctggggaggggggggtagggaactggggaggggggtgggggggagggggggaaggggggggaaaggttgggtggctggaggaaaggggtgggttttaacttttgaaggagaagaagggaggaagaacaaaagggaggaagggaaagaggaaaaaaagaaaaaaaaaccaaaagggggaaggggggaggaagaaaggggaaagggcgaaaaaaggggaggaggggaagaaataaacaaacgagGGAAAATAcccaaaggaaaagagggggaggaagcaaGAGGAGGAAAATTCACGAGGAAGCCAAGACCAGGTGTCGCCGTCGCCGAGGAAAacgcttcgggggggggggtccggttTCGTCTTCGGGGGGCGGGGGCGTCCTGGTGGGGGTCTTCGGTGGGCGGGGGGGGTCCTGGTGGGGGGTCCGGGGGCGGGGGGGTCTGGTGGGGGtctttggggggcggggggcgtcCTGGTGGGGGTCTTCGGTGGGCGGGGGGGTCCTGGTGGGGGGCGTCttcgtggggggggggtcctggtGGGCGTCTTTGGTGGGGGCGGGCGTCCTTGGTGGGGCGGTATTCGGTGGGCGGGGCGCGTCCTGGTGGGCGGGGCGTCCGGTGGCGTCTTCGGGGGGTGGCTCGGGGCGTCCTGGTGGTCGGGTCTTTCGGTGGGCGGGGCGTCCTGGTGGTCGTCTTCGTGGGCGGGGCGTCCTGTGGGCGTCCCTGGTGGGCGTCTTCGGTGGGCGGGCGTCCTGGGGTCGTCTTCGGTGGGCGGGGCTCCTGGTGGGCGTTCTTCGTGGGCGGGTGGGCGTCCCTGGTGGCGGGCGTCCTGGTGGTCGGGGCGTCCTGGTGGGCGTCTTCGTTGGGCGGGGCCGTCCCCTGGTGGCGTCTTCGGTGGGCGGCGCCTGGTGTGCGTCCTTCGGTGGGCGGGGGGCGTCCTGTGGGCGTCTTTTGGTGGGCGGGCGTCCTGGTGGCGTCTGTCGTTGGTGCACCGCCCACCAAAACGCCCGCgacgccctctcccttcccctccctcccttcccttccccttccctccctccctcccccttccctcccctctccctccccttccccttctccctctccctccccttccccttcccccccccctccctcccccttcccctcccccttcccccttcctccctcctcctccccctccctccccccccctcccccttccccttccctcccttccccttcccaccctccctccctcccctcccctccccttccctccccttccctccccctcccctccccctttccctccccctccccttcccccttccccctccctccccccccccctaataataGACCTCGCACCTGGCGTTGGAATGTGTGTAGAATGGCAGCGAGAATGATCGCCTTTCGTTACCGCATTGCCTCGGCGGTGGGTGCATGGCCAGCTgcatcttgttttctttcttttcccttttctgtttttcttttattttcttttttttattcttttttatcttcctttctttttcttttcgttttttttatttatcttccttttttcttatcttcctttttttcttttcgtttttatttatcttcattttttttttcttttcgtttttatttatcttcatttctttcttttcgtttttatttatcttcctgtttttgtctttgtctcttcttcttccttcttcttcctcttcgtctttttctctgttttgtttttaccttttttcatctattttcttctgttttgcttctttattttcttcctcttttttttctttgttttgattttaatatcttttcttctgtttttttcttcttttttcttttttctttgtctttctgaattttatttctcctttcttttttttttctttttctttcttttttcttcttttcgttttttttccttcttttctgtatatttttctttatcttcatctccttcatctccttacttttttctttttctttttttccttcttcttctgcaactactatttatctattcatatatcattctgcatatgtatatgtgtatgtaaatatatatatatatatatatatatatatatatataatatatatatgtatattatatatatatatatatatattatatatgtatgtattatatgtgtttcgtgtgtgtatgtgtgtgtgtgtgtgtgtgtgtgtgtgtgtatagatgtgtgtgtgtgtatgagaaatAGATagctaaagatatatatatatatatatatatatatataaatatatatctaatatatattatattatatgtatatatatgtatatatatactatatatatatatatatatatatatatatattatatatataatatatatataatatatatataattatattatatatatatatatatatatatgtatgtatgtatgtatgtatatgtatatatgtgtatctatctaccctatctatctatctctctatctatccatttatatgtatgtgtatatatattatatatatattatataatatatatatatattatataattaaatatattgtattattttaaatatatatattattataatattatttatattttttatatattatattgttgtgtgcgtgtgtttttgggtgtgttgtgtgggatgattgtgtgtgtgagtattaatatatattataatatatatattatattaatatttatatttttattatatttattattatttatatatttataattatataatatataatttttatttaatatagtatttttattttattttatatatttattataatatttaaaattttaaaattttttgtattaattttttttatttatttttaaaattttatttataatatattttttatatgtatattgtttcttctccttttctcttcttcctacttccattgttttatttgtatttgtgggggttttgtttatatctattttataattttaatattatatattaatatatttatttttaaaattttttatatatttttttataaaattatattattattttatttattatgtgtgttatatttattaaaaatttaaaaatattttttgtattttaaaattttatatttatataattttttttaaaattttatgttgttgtatgtttgtatatattttctatcacctcccatcttcttctatctttccccaaatttttgtatgtgtgtgtgtgtgtgtataaatttttatgaaaaatttatattattatttaatttttaattatatattttttaaaaactatttatttatatgttttgttgttgttgtatgttgtaatgtattattttttctctacctattatctatctctctatctatctttgtatttttatgttatatatatattaattatataatttatttttattttgtggtgtgttgtgtgtgtttgttgtgtgttgtgtgttgtatgttatgtgtgtgttgtgtgtgtggggtgtgtggtgggtgtatacaaaaaaactatctctctatctatattatgttatatgtgtatatttatgcatattaatatatattatatatatattttatatattttatatatttatatatatatacccactacacacacaacacacacaccacacacacacacccccacacacaccccaccaccacaaacccacacacacacacacacaaaccacaaaaaaaccccaaagcacaCGCACCATCTCATAACGCCCCCCGCACAATATGAAAACCTTCTGCAACACAATGAGAAGCTCACCTCGAAACCACACTCACACGCGGAAGCGGCCGAGAGATCGCCTCTCCCTAGAATGCCCTTCTGAAGGCCCCTTCTCACGAGGGCAAATCCGTAACACGGTGTGATTCGGGGGtcagtttttgtgtgtttgtgtgcttgtgtgggttGTTGNNNNNNNNNNNNNNNNNNNNNNNNNNNNNNNNNNNNNNNNNNNNNNNNNNNNNNNNNNNNNNNNNNNNNNNNNNNNNNNNNNNNNNNNNNNNNNNNNNNNGTTTCGTGGCGAGGCGTCCTGTGGCGTCTTCTTTGGGCGGGGCGTCCTGGGGGGCGTCTTCGGTGGCGGGGCTCCTGGTGGGCGTCTTCGGTGGCGGGGTCTGGGGCGTCTTGGGTGGGCGGGGCGCCCTGGTGGGGCGGTTTCTTCGGGGGGGGGCGTCCGGTGGGCGTCTTCGGGGGGGCGTCCTGGTGGGCGTTTTCGGTGGCGTCTTCGGTGGGGCGTCTGGTGGCGGGCGTCCTGGTGGGCGTCTTGGTGGGCGGGGCGTCCTGGTGGGCGTCTTCGGTGGGCGGGGCGTCCTGGTGGGCGGGGGCGTCCTGGTGGGCGTCTTCGGTGGGCGGGGCGTCCTGGTGGGCGTCCTGGTGGGCGTCTTCGGTGGGCGGGGCGTCCTGGTGGGCGTCTTTGGTGGGCGGGGCGTCCTGGTGGGCGTCTTCGGTGGGCGGGGCGTCCTGGTGGGCGGGGCGTCCTGGTGGGCGGGGCGTCCTGGTGGGCGTCTTCGGTGGGCGGGGCGTCCTGGTGGGCGTCTTTGGTGGGCGGGGCGTCCTGGTGGGCGTCTTCGGTGGGTGCACCGCCCACCAAAACGCCCCGGgacgccctctcccttcccctccctcccttccccttccccttccctccctcccttcccctccccctccctcccttccccttccctccctctccctcccccttccccttccctccctccccctcccccttcccctccctccctcccccttccccaccctccctcccttccccttccctccctccctccccttcccctccccctccctcccttcccctttctccccctccttccccttcccccctccctcccttcccctccctccccttccctcccttccctccccctcccctcccccttccctccccctccccttccccccttccccccccccccccccctaataataGACCTCGCACCTGGCGTTGGAATGTGTGTAGAATGGCAGCGAGAATGATCGCCTTTCGTTACCGCATTGCCTCGGCGGTGGGTGCATGGCCAGCTgcatcttgttttctttcttttcttttctgtttttcttttattttcttttttttattcttttttatcttcctttttttcttttcgtttttatttatcttcattttttttttttttcgtttttatttatcttcatttttttctttttttatttacttttttttttttttttttttttttatttctttttttgggttttatttattattttttttttttgttttaattttattttttttttttttctttttttttttttttttttttttgtttttatttattttttatttgttttttttttttttctctctctctctctctcttctctcctccccctcgccgtCTCCTCCCGTTCTCTCACGCCGGACTCTCTGGCGCCTCCACACCTGCTATGCCATTCAGGGAGTAaattctttcacccccccccccgtatctaaacatccctcccccctccttccctccccccctccatctccctttccctcccacccagttGCGCGGTCTcgcctgctctctttctctcatgtgtttctgttttttttttctgtttctcactTTCGCTCTCCTTCTTCCATCAAATCTGAGattctgtctatcagtttatctatctgtccatctgcttgtccatgtctatctattcatctaactgTTCATCTATTTCtccatttatgtacatatgtgtgtatatgtacattaaaaatatgtatatatatatatatatatatatatatatatatatatatatatatataatatatatatatatatatatataattatatatatacatatacatatatgtatatatatatatatattatatatataatatatgatatatatatatatgtatatgttatatatatatataatatatatatatatatatgtatatatatatatatatatgtgtgtgtgtgtgttgtgtggtgtggtgtgtgtgtgtgtgtgtgtgtgtgtgtgtgtgtgtgtgtgtgtgtgtgtgtgttgtgtttgtgtctgtggtgtgtatgtatgtgtatgtatgtgtgtgtgtgtggtatatatatattatatatatatatatactatcatatatatatatatataatatatattatatataatatatatatatatattgtgtgtgtgtgtggtgtgtgtgtgtgtgtgtgtgtgtgtgtgtgtggtgtgtgtgtgtgtgttatgtgtgtgtgtgtggtgtgtgtgtgtgtgtgtgtgtttttatatatatatatatatatattatatatatatatatatatatatatatatatatatatatgtatatatatatatatatatatatatatatatacatatacatatatccatacaaacaTTCGCGTTCGTGcgagtatgtgtatgagtgtgcctGTGCGCGTGTGTTCGCGCGTGCGTGAGAGCAGGACGGCGGCGGGGCAGAGCGGCGCCACAGCACCTGCCTGGTCCACTCACGGAACAGTGACGTGTTGTCCTCTTCGCCAGGACACACTCAGTGCCCGCCGCCGCCTCtcacgccacaca
This genomic interval from Penaeus monodon isolate SGIC_2016 chromosome 37, NSTDA_Pmon_1, whole genome shotgun sequence contains the following:
- the LOC119596031 gene encoding extensin-like, producing MSSGRGEYSQVEASPATVEEIQPGSNRTTARRDMVGQNTTVKGFLLKFLTEEDLTPTRTPRPPKTPTRTPRPPGRPAHQDAPPTEDAHQDAPPTKDAHQDAPPTEDAHQDAHQDAPPTEDAHQDAPAHQDAPPTEDAHQDAPPTKTPTRTPATRRPTEDATENAHQDAPPKTPTGRPPPKKPPHQGAPPTQDAPDPATEDAHQEPRHRRRPPGRPAQRRRHRTGLQKGILGRGDLSAASACECGFETPTGRPPPTEGRTPGAAHRRRHQGTAPPNEDAHQDAPTTRTPATRDAHPPTKNAHQEPRPPKTTPGRPPTEDAHQGRPQDAPPTKTTTRTPRPPKDPTTRTPRATPRRRHRTPRPPGRAPPTEYRPTKDARPHQRRPPGPPPHEDAPHQDPPAHRRPPPGRPPPPKDPHQTPPPPDPPPGPPPPTEDPHQDAPAPRRRNRTPPPEAFSSATATPGLGFLWLLPTPLLGTSSSLHVPLASITRSDTHAGVHHLLPKGAAWMPVSSPPSQGTHRPPRNP